The following coding sequences lie in one Hippopotamus amphibius kiboko isolate mHipAmp2 chromosome 17, mHipAmp2.hap2, whole genome shotgun sequence genomic window:
- the CDRT4 gene encoding CMT1A duplicated region transcript 4 protein produces the protein MERIDTRKMKVEEELTENIGLPVNLLEKHDPWPAYVTYTSPMVRRLIEKSKARELECRQTAEESRRPSRQGKPPSGIQLKRRKSSKSSGNTPFKDHTLSLWGPFSVSAVGAPVVLEPTHFHTDSRASPTATCNKIIFSRKPVTRRLPYGSLLASREKRPHV, from the exons ATGGAGAGGATTGATACAAGAAAGATGAAGGTGGAGGAAG AACTGACAGAAAACATCGGGCTGCCCGTGAATCTGCTGGAGAAACATGACCCGTGGCCCGCCTACGTCACGTACACATCCCCGATGGTGAGACGGCTGATTGAGAAGAGCAAGGCCCGGGAGCTGGAGTGCCGGCAAACGGCCGAGGAGAGCCGGCGGCCGAGCCGGCAGGGCAAGCCCCCCAGTGGCATCCAGCTGAAAAGGAGGAAGTCCTCCAAGTCCTCGGGCAACACGCCGTTCAAGGACCACACGCTCTCGCTGTGGGGCCCTTTCTCCGTCTCGGCCGTGGGTGCCCCCGTGGTTCTAGAGCCCACCCACTTCCACACAGATTCCAGGGCGAGTCCCACCGCCACCTGCAACAAGATCATCTTCTCCAGGAAGCCGGTGACAAGGAGGCTTCCATACGGCTCGCTGCTGGCCAGCAGGGAGAAACGCCCCCACGTCTAA